In Terriglobia bacterium, a single genomic region encodes these proteins:
- a CDS encoding thiolase family protein has protein sequence MAKRIYIAAYDQSKFGKLMALTVPQILRNAVESVCRKINVQPSAIDVGSVGAACGFTLNEQGLLSGLMAMVPGLEGKPIEAVENACASGGQAILSTIYKMQFGLGDVGLAVGYEKMRDNEGKMDGKLVGKVLGYFSHPDEREGKVFVFPHLFAEVMRDYMAKWGATEADLAQIAVTEYGNAKYNSCAQMSKVQITLDQALKIEGINRYLVDGLPLKTYDCSQITDGYAAMILATEEGLRKLGVPKAECVEVAGYAQATDPLKKEGRDVLHAAGAYRAMNKAYEMAGAKPADVNVAEVHDCFTVMGAIGTEVIGKAQPGKGAKYWVEGKANVGGECAINTSGGLIAKGHPVGATGVAMVGWAAQQLLGRAPQELQQKNPKLAATFNIGGPICASVCTVLRRAS, from the coding sequence ATGGCCAAGCGCATTTATATCGCCGCCTACGATCAATCCAAGTTCGGCAAGCTGATGGCGCTCACCGTTCCTCAGATCCTGCGCAACGCCGTCGAAAGCGTCTGCCGCAAGATCAACGTCCAACCTTCCGCCATCGACGTCGGGTCCGTTGGCGCCGCCTGCGGCTTCACCCTCAACGAGCAGGGCCTGCTTTCCGGCCTGATGGCCATGGTCCCCGGCCTCGAAGGCAAGCCCATCGAGGCGGTGGAGAACGCTTGCGCTTCCGGCGGACAGGCCATCCTCTCCACCATCTACAAGATGCAGTTCGGCCTGGGCGACGTGGGCCTCGCTGTCGGCTACGAGAAGATGCGCGACAACGAAGGCAAGATGGACGGCAAGCTGGTCGGTAAGGTGCTCGGCTACTTCTCCCACCCGGACGAGCGCGAAGGCAAGGTCTTCGTTTTCCCTCACCTCTTCGCCGAGGTCATGCGTGACTACATGGCCAAGTGGGGAGCGACCGAAGCCGATCTGGCGCAGATCGCGGTCACCGAGTACGGGAACGCCAAGTACAACTCCTGCGCCCAGATGAGCAAGGTACAGATCACGCTCGACCAGGCGCTGAAGATCGAGGGCATCAACCGCTACTTGGTGGACGGCCTGCCGCTCAAGACCTATGACTGCTCCCAGATCACAGACGGTTACGCCGCCATGATCCTGGCCACCGAGGAAGGCCTCAGGAAGCTCGGCGTCCCCAAGGCCGAGTGTGTCGAGGTCGCCGGCTACGCCCAGGCCACCGATCCGCTGAAGAAAGAAGGACGCGACGTCCTGCACGCCGCTGGCGCTTACCGCGCCATGAACAAGGCCTACGAGATGGCCGGCGCCAAGCCCGCCGACGTGAATGTGGCTGAGGTCCATGACTGCTTTACCGTCATGGGCGCGATCGGGACCGAGGTCATCGGCAAGGCGCAACCCGGCAAGGGCGCGAAATACTGGGTGGAAGGCAAGGCCAATGTCGGCGGCGAGTGCGCCATCAACACCTCCGGCGGGCTGATCGCCAAGGGACATCCGGTGGGCGCCACCGGCGTCGCCATGGTCGGCTGGGCCGCGCAGCAGTTGCTGGGCCGCGCTCCCCAGGAACTGCAGCAGAAGAACCCGAAGCTGGCCGCGACGTTCAACATCGGCGGCCCGATCTGCGCCTCGGTGTGCACGGTGCTGCGCCGCGCGTCGTAA
- the hisG gene encoding ATP phosphoribosyltransferase, with amino-acid sequence MKLRLGIPKGSLQEATLQLFAAAGLKVYTNGRSYSATTDDPEVECMLIRAQEMARYVEHGALDAGLTGFDWVQESGLEVVPVADLIYAKQSRGKVRWVLAVPEDSPFKRAEDLKGCIIATELVSVTKDYFAKKKVPVEVEFSWGATEVKPPVLADAIVEVTETGSSLKANRLRIIDTVLESNTQIIANRKAWAEPGKRQKIENLALMLRGAIDAQGRVGLMLNVRKADLPGVIAVLPALNSPTIATLSDPEWVAVNTIIEESLAWELIPRLKAANATGIVEYPLNKVVL; translated from the coding sequence ATGAAGCTGCGCCTCGGCATCCCGAAAGGAAGTCTGCAAGAGGCCACACTACAGCTATTTGCAGCAGCAGGTTTAAAGGTTTACACGAACGGGCGGTCGTACTCGGCGACCACCGACGATCCGGAGGTCGAGTGCATGCTGATCCGGGCGCAAGAGATGGCACGCTACGTGGAGCACGGCGCGCTCGATGCCGGACTGACCGGCTTCGACTGGGTGCAGGAGAGCGGACTGGAAGTGGTGCCGGTCGCCGACCTCATCTATGCCAAGCAGAGCCGGGGCAAAGTGCGCTGGGTTCTGGCCGTCCCGGAGGATTCGCCGTTCAAACGCGCGGAGGATCTCAAGGGATGCATCATCGCCACCGAGCTGGTGAGCGTCACGAAGGACTACTTCGCCAAGAAGAAGGTGCCGGTGGAGGTGGAATTCAGTTGGGGCGCCACCGAGGTCAAGCCGCCGGTGCTGGCGGACGCCATCGTCGAGGTCACGGAGACCGGATCATCCCTGAAAGCCAACCGCCTGCGCATCATCGACACCGTGCTGGAATCCAACACGCAGATCATCGCCAACCGGAAGGCATGGGCGGAGCCGGGCAAACGGCAGAAGATCGAGAACCTGGCGCTGATGCTGCGTGGGGCGATCGACGCACAAGGGCGCGTCGGCCTGATGCTGAACGTGCGCAAGGCCGATCTGCCGGGCGTGATCGCCGTCCTGCCGGCGCTGAACAGTCCGACCATCGCGACCCTCAGCGATCCCGAATGGGTGGCGGTGAACACCATCATCGAGGAGTCGCTGGCGTGGGAGCTGATCCCCCGGCTGAAGGCGGCGAACGCGACGGGGATAGTCGAGTATCCGCTGAACAAGGTGGTGCTGTGA
- the hisF gene encoding imidazole glycerol phosphate synthase subunit HisF, giving the protein MLSKRIIACLDVDRGRVVKGVQFQELRDAGDPAELAAAHSHAGADEVVLLDISATHEGRKTLLDAVRRAARELFIPFTVGGGIRSLEDAAAIIEAGADKISINSAAVAGPALITRIAERFGSQAVIVAVDAKRAPQPPSAAADFEVYVSGGRKPTGRKAVEWAREAEARGAGEILLTSMDRDGTGAGFDCELTAAVAAAVNIPVIASGGAGGPQHFVEVFRQGRADAALAASIFHFGLNRITDLKEALRAAGVPVRLPC; this is encoded by the coding sequence ATGCTGAGCAAGCGCATCATCGCCTGCCTGGACGTGGACCGCGGCCGCGTGGTCAAGGGCGTGCAATTCCAGGAGCTGCGCGATGCCGGCGACCCGGCGGAGCTGGCGGCGGCGCACAGCCACGCGGGCGCCGACGAGGTCGTGCTGCTCGACATCTCGGCCACCCACGAGGGGCGCAAGACGCTGCTCGACGCGGTGCGCCGCGCGGCGCGCGAGTTGTTCATCCCGTTCACCGTGGGCGGCGGCATCCGTTCGCTGGAGGATGCGGCGGCGATCATCGAAGCGGGCGCCGACAAGATCTCGATCAACTCCGCCGCCGTGGCCGGGCCGGCGCTGATCACGCGGATCGCCGAGCGCTTCGGATCGCAGGCGGTGATCGTGGCGGTGGACGCAAAACGTGCGCCACAGCCGCCCTCGGCGGCCGCTGATTTCGAGGTCTACGTCAGCGGCGGACGCAAGCCGACCGGACGCAAGGCGGTGGAGTGGGCGAGGGAAGCGGAAGCTCGTGGCGCAGGCGAGATCCTGCTGACCTCGATGGACCGCGACGGCACGGGTGCGGGCTTTGACTGTGAGCTGACCGCCGCCGTCGCCGCGGCCGTCAATATTCCCGTCATCGCCTCCGGGGGCGCGGGCGGGCCGCAGCACTTCGTCGAAGTGTTCCGGCAGGGAAGGGCCGACGCGGCGCTCGCCGCCAGCATCTTCCACTTCGGGTTGAACCGCATCACGGACTTGAAAGAAGCACTGCGCGCCGCAGGCGTGCCGGTGAGGTTGCCATGCTGA
- the hisI gene encoding phosphoribosyl-AMP cyclohydrolase produces MSNIDFEKMQGLAPAIVQDEATGEVLMLGFMNREAYERTLRTGYATFFSRTRNGLWTKGETSGNRLLVTSATTDCDRDTVLLRVRVEGKGVVCHEGTRSCFTKPLPLAGGGR; encoded by the coding sequence ATGTCCAACATCGACTTCGAAAAAATGCAGGGTCTGGCGCCGGCCATCGTGCAGGATGAGGCGACGGGCGAGGTGCTCATGCTCGGCTTCATGAACCGCGAGGCTTACGAGCGGACGCTGCGCACCGGCTACGCGACATTCTTCAGCCGCACCCGCAACGGGCTCTGGACCAAGGGCGAGACCAGCGGCAACCGCCTGCTGGTGACCTCGGCCACGACCGACTGCGACCGCGATACGGTGCTGCTGCGCGTGCGCGTGGAAGGCAAAGGAGTGGTCTGCCACGAGGGCACGCGGTCCTGCTTCACCAAGCCGCTTCCGCTGGCCGGAGGTGGGCGATGA
- the hisB gene encoding imidazoleglycerol-phosphate dehydratase HisB, with the protein MRKASLRRKTNETDVSIALNVDGRGRYDVSTGIRFFDHMLELFARHGGFDLTLKADGDLDVDQHHTVEDVGIALGEAFDRALGQKKGILRAGYFLMPMDETLSLAAVDFGGRATAVVETKVRSRLVGDLQAELVHDFFDGFARGARANVHARVQYGRSSHHKIEALFKAFARALRGACWQDRRMRQVLPSTKGLL; encoded by the coding sequence ATGAGGAAAGCGTCGCTGCGCCGCAAGACGAATGAGACCGACGTCAGCATCGCGCTGAACGTGGATGGCCGGGGCCGTTACGATGTCTCGACCGGCATTCGCTTCTTCGATCACATGCTGGAGCTGTTCGCGCGACACGGCGGGTTCGATCTCACGCTGAAGGCCGACGGCGATCTCGACGTGGACCAGCACCACACGGTCGAGGATGTGGGCATCGCGCTGGGCGAAGCCTTCGACCGCGCCCTCGGGCAAAAGAAGGGTATCCTGCGCGCCGGCTACTTCCTGATGCCGATGGACGAAACGCTGAGTTTGGCGGCAGTGGATTTCGGCGGGCGCGCCACCGCGGTGGTGGAGACAAAAGTCCGCAGCCGGCTGGTGGGAGACCTCCAGGCGGAACTGGTGCACGATTTCTTCGACGGCTTCGCCCGCGGCGCTCGCGCCAACGTCCATGCGCGCGTACAGTACGGGCGCTCCAGCCACCACAAGATCGAAGCGCTGTTCAAAGCCTTCGCGCGGGCGTTGCGCGGGGCCTGCTGGCAGGACCGCCGCATGCGCCAGGTACTGCCCAGCACAAAAGGATTGCTGTGA
- a CDS encoding 1-(5-phosphoribosyl)-5-[(5-phosphoribosylamino)methylideneamino] imidazole-4-carboxamide isomerase produces MLIPSIDLMGGRIVQLVQGEKKALEFDDFDPWIERFKKCPLVQLIDLDAAIGTGSNRALLERFTRRLTCQVGGGIRDVATARRILELGVRAVIIGSALVKDGAVNTGFAEQLAREASADRLVFAVDSKRGHVATHGWRRATELTAEEMMRELDPWCSAFLYTHVDTEGLMEGIPLDMIKKLRLATKKKLMAAGGINSLDQVSELDRMGVDAVVGMAIYTGRIDV; encoded by the coding sequence ATGCTGATCCCCTCGATCGACCTGATGGGAGGGCGCATCGTCCAGCTGGTGCAGGGCGAAAAGAAGGCGCTCGAATTCGACGATTTCGACCCGTGGATCGAGCGCTTCAAGAAGTGTCCGCTGGTCCAACTGATCGACCTGGACGCGGCCATCGGTACGGGCAGCAACCGCGCGCTGCTGGAGCGGTTCACGCGCCGGCTGACTTGCCAGGTGGGTGGCGGTATCCGCGACGTTGCCACGGCGCGGCGGATCCTCGAGCTGGGCGTGCGCGCCGTGATCATCGGATCGGCGCTGGTGAAGGATGGGGCAGTGAACACGGGCTTTGCCGAACAGCTCGCCCGTGAGGCCAGCGCCGACCGGCTGGTCTTCGCGGTGGACTCAAAGCGCGGGCACGTCGCCACCCACGGATGGCGCCGGGCGACCGAGCTCACCGCCGAGGAGATGATGCGGGAGCTCGATCCATGGTGCAGCGCCTTCCTTTATACGCACGTAGACACGGAAGGGCTGATGGAGGGCATCCCACTCGACATGATCAAAAAGCTGCGCCTGGCGACCAAGAAAAAGCTGATGGCGGCCGGCGGCATCAACAGCCTGGACCAGGTCTCGGAACTCGACCGCATGGGAGTGGATGCGGTCGTGGGCATGGCCATCTACACCGGCCGGATCGACGTCTAG
- a CDS encoding PPOX class F420-dependent oxidoreductase, translating to MAAKIPQKYLDLFDKKAFGSLGTLMPDGSPQVTPVWVDRDGDTVMVNTARGRQKDKNIKRDPRVSITLIDPENPYRYLEIRGRVVETTEQGAKNHIDKMAKKYLGVDKYPYAQPGEVRMLLRIQPEHVSSMG from the coding sequence ATGGCGGCAAAGATCCCGCAAAAGTATCTTGACCTGTTCGACAAAAAGGCATTCGGCAGCCTGGGAACCTTGATGCCCGACGGCAGCCCGCAGGTCACGCCCGTCTGGGTGGACCGCGACGGAGACACCGTGATGGTGAACACCGCCCGCGGCCGCCAGAAGGACAAGAACATCAAGCGCGACCCGCGCGTGTCTATCACCCTTATCGATCCCGAAAATCCGTACCGGTACCTCGAGATCCGCGGCCGCGTGGTGGAGACGACGGAGCAGGGCGCGAAAAACCACATCGATAAGATGGCCAAGAAATATCTCGGCGTCGACAAGTACCCCTATGCGCAGCCCGGAGAGGTGCGCATGCTGCTGCGCATCCAGCCGGAGCACGTCAGCAGCATGGGCTAG
- the hisC gene encoding histidinol-phosphate transaminase has product MLSARAAVRNLKEYHPPLGGRAGLRLDFNENTVGCSPRVLDALRKIDYEQLARYPEREPVERAVASFLSRDASEVLLTNGVDEGIHLLCETYLEAGEEVLVVVPTFSLYEIYAAATGARVVAVQAKDDFSFPTTDVLSRISERTRLIAVANPNNPTGTVASREDLLKIAAAAPDAALLVDEAYFEFYGQTVLDAVRTAPNLFVARTFSKAYGLAGLRTGVLVGAGDQMKMVRRVSSPYNVNGVALACLPAALADAQYVQSYVAEVRRGRESLEKELAALNLRYWPSLANFVLARIGAESGRFVRAMRERGILVRDRSTDPGCQGCVRMTLGSTEQTERLIEVLRAVVGELKNPGVSA; this is encoded by the coding sequence ATGCTTAGCGCCCGCGCGGCTGTGCGCAATCTCAAGGAATATCACCCGCCGTTGGGCGGCCGCGCCGGCCTGCGGCTGGACTTCAACGAGAACACGGTCGGCTGCTCGCCGCGAGTGCTCGACGCGCTGCGAAAGATAGACTACGAACAGCTCGCACGATATCCCGAACGTGAGCCGGTGGAGCGCGCGGTCGCGAGCTTTCTCAGCCGCGATGCATCGGAAGTTCTGCTCACAAACGGAGTGGACGAAGGCATCCACCTGTTGTGCGAAACGTACCTGGAAGCGGGCGAAGAAGTGCTCGTCGTCGTTCCGACCTTCTCCCTGTATGAGATCTACGCCGCGGCGACCGGGGCGCGCGTGGTCGCCGTGCAGGCCAAGGACGATTTCAGTTTTCCCACGACTGACGTGCTGTCGCGGATCAGCGAGCGCACGCGGTTGATCGCGGTCGCCAACCCGAACAATCCCACCGGCACGGTGGCGAGCCGGGAAGACCTGCTGAAGATCGCCGCGGCTGCGCCGGATGCGGCCCTGCTGGTGGACGAGGCGTACTTCGAGTTCTACGGCCAGACGGTGCTGGACGCGGTCCGTACCGCACCGAACCTCTTCGTGGCGCGGACCTTCTCCAAGGCGTATGGGCTGGCAGGGCTGCGGACCGGTGTGCTGGTCGGCGCCGGTGACCAGATGAAGATGGTGCGGCGCGTCAGCTCGCCTTATAACGTGAACGGCGTGGCGCTGGCCTGCCTGCCCGCGGCGCTCGCCGACGCGCAGTACGTCCAGAGTTACGTGGCCGAGGTACGCCGCGGGCGCGAGAGCCTGGAGAAAGAGTTGGCAGCCCTGAACTTGAGGTACTGGCCCAGCCTGGCGAATTTCGTGCTGGCGCGCATCGGCGCGGAGAGCGGCCGCTTCGTGCGCGCCATGCGGGAGCGCGGCATCCTGGTGCGCGACCGCTCTACCGACCCGGGATGCCAGGGCTGCGTGCGCATGACGCTTGGCTCGACTGAACAGACGGAGCGGCTCATCGAGGTGCTGCGCGCGGTGGTCGGCGAGCTCAAGAACCCGGGGGTGTCGGCATGA
- the cofH gene encoding 5-amino-6-(D-ribitylamino)uracil--L-tyrosine 4-hydroxyphenyl transferase CofH → MMNGSAQLERFYEVAWEQAAARASAPVRSVLETVLAAGDGGALTRDECLRLASSSGDDLVALLATADRLRHRIVGDVITYVVNRNINFTNVCFVGCKFCAFSRGPRSEDAYFLSLDHVAVRAVEAWEQGATEVCIQGGLPRDLPPFYYRDILRAVKRAVPEMHIHAFSPMEIVYGVELTGMPLRDYLAMLRDNGLDTLPGTAAEILDDQVRQVLSANKLSTAQWREVITTAHQLGIRSTSTLMYGHRETPEHWVDQLRMIRGIQRETGGFTEFVPLGFIHQNTLLFHQDLSRPGPTFEEHLKIHALGRVLLAGAIPNVQVSWVKLSRTVAQLCLRAGANDYSGTLMEENISRLAGATSGQCLSVAEMQERILELGRVPAERNTTYTEIRRMAGPASEPPPERERTA, encoded by the coding sequence ATGATGAACGGATCGGCACAACTGGAGCGGTTCTACGAGGTCGCCTGGGAGCAGGCTGCGGCACGCGCTTCGGCGCCAGTGCGCTCCGTGCTGGAGACAGTCCTGGCGGCTGGGGATGGCGGCGCGCTCACCCGCGACGAATGCCTGCGCCTGGCGTCCTCCAGCGGCGATGATCTCGTCGCGCTGCTCGCGACCGCCGATCGCTTGCGGCACCGGATCGTCGGCGACGTCATCACCTACGTCGTCAACCGCAACATCAATTTCACCAACGTCTGTTTCGTGGGGTGCAAGTTCTGCGCCTTCAGCCGCGGACCTCGCTCCGAAGACGCTTACTTCCTCTCGCTTGACCATGTCGCGGTGAGAGCAGTGGAAGCATGGGAGCAAGGCGCGACCGAAGTTTGCATCCAGGGCGGGCTGCCGCGCGATCTCCCACCCTTCTACTACCGCGACATCCTGCGTGCGGTGAAACGCGCGGTGCCCGAGATGCACATCCACGCCTTCTCTCCCATGGAGATCGTCTACGGCGTGGAACTCACGGGCATGCCGCTGCGCGACTATCTCGCCATGCTGCGCGATAACGGGCTGGACACGCTGCCCGGCACTGCCGCCGAGATCCTCGACGACCAGGTCCGCCAGGTGCTGTCGGCGAACAAGCTCTCCACGGCGCAATGGCGCGAGGTCATCACCACGGCGCACCAACTCGGCATCCGCAGCACCTCGACCCTGATGTACGGGCACCGCGAGACGCCTGAGCACTGGGTGGACCAGCTTCGAATGATCCGCGGCATCCAGCGCGAGACCGGCGGCTTCACCGAGTTCGTGCCGCTGGGATTCATCCACCAGAACACGCTGCTTTTCCACCAGGATCTTTCGCGCCCCGGCCCGACGTTCGAGGAGCACCTGAAGATCCACGCGTTGGGCCGCGTGCTGCTGGCCGGCGCCATTCCCAATGTGCAGGTCTCGTGGGTGAAGCTCAGCCGGACGGTCGCGCAGCTTTGCCTGCGGGCGGGCGCCAACGACTACAGCGGAACGCTGATGGAAGAGAACATCTCGCGGCTTGCGGGCGCCACCTCCGGCCAATGTCTGAGCGTGGCGGAGATGCAGGAACGCATCCTGGAGCTGGGGCGCGTCCCCGCCGAACGCAATACAACGTATACGGAGATCCGGCGGATGGCAGGACCTGCGTCCGAGCCCCCGCCGGAGAGAGAACGCACCGCATGA
- the hisH gene encoding imidazole glycerol phosphate synthase subunit HisH — protein MIAIVDYRAGNIASVKKALDRLGCESVITSDARAIARAGRIVLPGVGHFAATRALDPLRDTIAETIGRGTPFLGICVGMQWMFESSTEAPGVAGLGLFPGEVTRFPGNVKSPHVGWNQLAIGDGSRLLRGVAADPFVYFTHNYRAPVCAGTSAECEYGGRFAAAIERENLFGVQFHPEKSGDVGLEILRNFVTC, from the coding sequence GTGATCGCGATCGTCGATTACCGCGCGGGCAACATCGCCTCGGTGAAGAAAGCGTTGGACCGCCTGGGCTGCGAGTCGGTCATCACATCGGACGCGCGGGCGATCGCGCGCGCCGGGCGCATCGTGTTGCCGGGCGTGGGACACTTCGCCGCCACCCGGGCGCTCGATCCACTGCGCGACACGATCGCCGAAACGATCGGGCGCGGCACGCCCTTCCTGGGCATCTGCGTGGGCATGCAGTGGATGTTCGAGAGCAGCACGGAGGCGCCGGGCGTCGCCGGCCTGGGCCTGTTTCCCGGCGAGGTGACGCGCTTTCCCGGAAACGTGAAGTCACCGCACGTGGGCTGGAACCAGCTCGCCATCGGCGACGGCTCGCGATTGCTGCGCGGGGTCGCTGCGGACCCTTTCGTGTACTTCACGCACAACTACCGCGCGCCGGTGTGCGCCGGAACCTCCGCCGAGTGCGAGTACGGCGGGAGGTTCGCCGCGGCGATCGAGCGCGAGAATCTTTTCGGAGTGCAATTCCACCCGGAGAAATCGGGCGACGTGGGCCTGGAGATCCTGAGGAACTTCGTCACATGCTGA
- the npdG gene encoding NADPH-dependent F420 reductase — MKGPIAIVGGTGPEGRGLALRWARAGKHVIIGSRDAERARTVAQEISTLAGDKAHVEGMDNASAVKAARIVVLTIPFVAHADTLKHLRDCFAPGTVVLDTTVPLAAGIGGKPTRTLGVWQGSAVQATAELLPEGTKLAAAFQNIGAKALLSDTPVECDVIVCSDDAPAKEVAFELARCIPGVRAVDGGKLENSRTVEQLTALLIQINMRYKSHSAGLRITGLGIPEPSVDRPASHAKGMSHGGKDPAKVS, encoded by the coding sequence ATGAAGGGACCGATCGCCATCGTCGGAGGCACCGGACCGGAGGGACGCGGGCTTGCGCTGCGCTGGGCGCGCGCCGGCAAGCACGTCATCATCGGCTCGCGCGACGCCGAACGCGCGCGCACCGTCGCCCAGGAGATCTCCACTCTCGCCGGCGACAAGGCGCACGTCGAGGGCATGGACAATGCCTCGGCGGTGAAGGCCGCCCGCATCGTGGTCCTGACCATCCCCTTCGTCGCCCACGCGGACACGCTGAAGCATTTGAGGGACTGCTTCGCGCCCGGCACCGTGGTGCTGGACACAACCGTCCCGCTAGCCGCGGGGATCGGCGGCAAGCCGACGCGGACGCTCGGCGTCTGGCAAGGCTCCGCGGTCCAGGCCACAGCGGAGTTGCTTCCGGAAGGGACCAAGCTCGCCGCCGCGTTCCAGAACATCGGCGCCAAGGCGCTGCTCTCCGATACGCCGGTCGAGTGCGACGTCATCGTGTGCAGCGACGATGCGCCCGCCAAAGAGGTGGCTTTCGAACTGGCGCGCTGCATCCCGGGCGTCCGCGCGGTGGATGGCGGCAAGCTGGAGAACTCCCGCACCGTCGAGCAGCTCACTGCCCTGCTCATCCAAATCAACATGCGTTACAAAAGCCATTCCGCAGGCCTGCGGATCACCGGGCTAGGCATTCCCGAGCCCTCGGTGGACCGCCCTGCGTCACACGCGAAAGGAATGTCCCATGGCGGCAAAGATCCCGCAAAAGTATCTTGA
- the hisD gene encoding histidinol dehydrogenase — MRIVAGGAAEKRVAALARRGSRLDQVEPAVRRIVEDVRKNGDRALRRYAERWDGLKPKQALRVAEKEMQAAQDAVSQEFRSALEKAAARIRRFCEWQKPQEWRREADGVAVGQLVRPLDSVGCYVPGGRYPLPSTVLMTVIPAQVAGVRNIKVASPQPRPETLAAAAMLGVKEFYRIGGAQAVAALAYGTRSVPRVDKIVGPGNLYVTAAKKRVAFDCAIDMLAGPTEVAIVSDTGEARFIAADLVAQAEHDPEAIAVFITSSRALAKEVREKVEKAAAGNATAQVSLRANGAVLLASSRQQAMEWANRLAPEHITVSRENVPYVTSAGSIFVGDYSPQAAGDYASGPNHVLPTAGAARYRGGLSVFDFVKLITFQELTAQGMRRIAPVVVPLAEAEGLRAHAESIRVRCANA; from the coding sequence ATGCGCATCGTCGCCGGCGGCGCAGCTGAAAAGCGCGTGGCGGCACTGGCCCGCCGAGGCAGCAGGCTGGACCAAGTGGAGCCCGCGGTGAGGCGGATCGTCGAAGATGTGCGCAAGAACGGCGACCGCGCGCTACGGCGCTACGCCGAGCGCTGGGACGGCCTGAAGCCGAAGCAGGCGCTGCGCGTCGCGGAGAAGGAGATGCAGGCAGCGCAAGACGCGGTGTCGCAGGAATTCCGCAGCGCGCTGGAGAAGGCTGCGGCCAGGATCCGGCGCTTCTGCGAGTGGCAGAAGCCGCAGGAATGGCGGCGCGAGGCGGACGGTGTCGCCGTGGGCCAGCTCGTCCGGCCGCTGGATTCGGTCGGCTGCTATGTGCCGGGCGGACGCTACCCGCTGCCGTCGACCGTGCTGATGACCGTGATTCCCGCGCAGGTCGCGGGCGTGCGCAACATCAAGGTGGCCTCGCCGCAGCCGCGACCGGAGACCTTAGCAGCCGCGGCCATGCTCGGGGTGAAGGAGTTCTACCGCATCGGCGGTGCGCAGGCGGTCGCGGCGCTGGCTTACGGCACCAGGAGCGTGCCGCGCGTGGACAAGATCGTCGGGCCGGGGAACCTGTATGTGACCGCGGCCAAGAAGAGGGTCGCATTCGATTGCGCAATCGACATGCTGGCGGGACCGACCGAGGTGGCAATAGTCAGCGACACCGGCGAGGCGCGGTTCATCGCCGCCGACCTGGTAGCGCAGGCCGAGCACGATCCCGAGGCGATCGCGGTGTTCATCACCAGCAGCCGCGCGCTGGCCAAGGAGGTCCGCGAAAAAGTGGAGAAAGCTGCGGCTGGAAACGCGACGGCGCAGGTGTCGCTGCGCGCCAATGGCGCCGTGCTGCTTGCGTCTTCACGGCAGCAGGCGATGGAGTGGGCGAATCGGCTGGCGCCGGAGCACATCACGGTCAGCCGCGAGAATGTGCCGTACGTGACGAGTGCTGGTTCGATCTTCGTGGGGGACTATTCGCCACAAGCTGCCGGCGACTACGCATCCGGCCCGAACCACGTGCTGCCGACAGCCGGAGCGGCGCGCTATCGCGGGGGCCTTAGCGTCTTCGACTTCGTGAAGCTGATCACCTTCCAGGAACTGACGGCGCAAGGAATGCGCCGGATCGCGCCCGTGGTGGTGCCGCTAGCCGAGGCGGAAGGCCTGCGGGCGCATGCGGAATCCATTCGCGTGAGGTGCGCCAATGCTTAG